In Pseudonocardia cypriaca, a single genomic region encodes these proteins:
- a CDS encoding PucR family transcriptional regulator yields MTDAPLVLQALLRHPDWAAVSVLAVPGGGPDGVPVRGVLTVADLRAEVVTAPDALLAVALSGDREDWHLDALLRRAAAAEAAAVLLPGGEPLRVASRLLAERVGLTVLGAPDPLAAAMAAARLLRESDQVVAALVATTAAVCSATGGGVDELVAALAAAWRRPVWLLDGAGDRLAGPEPGPADPRALLTRPVGTGRRPTVLAAAVPPGIPAELAAVRAALGVATGAVGQRLAENRLAVERDARLRMSLLAELVQAEPDPGTRRRALDAGWQLDGWHVGIRIDVPDTVDPLAMRPEVLRAFGTAHLHALVVEQGRGWSAWTTFAEEPSATELHRHAAAARRAQWLLRSTLPSAMGVGRLYRDATGLARTLGEAGDAARLAATRSASGYFVHVDRLGLGQLLLAWTRTDTFLPAARSLLEPLRDQPGDLLATLTAYLDAESSLTETAAVLGVHRNTVATRMAKAQELLGVELTDPDERLALHLACRSVLFHS; encoded by the coding sequence GTGACCGACGCTCCGCTCGTCCTGCAGGCGCTGCTGCGCCACCCCGACTGGGCCGCCGTCAGCGTGCTCGCCGTCCCCGGCGGCGGGCCGGACGGGGTGCCCGTCCGGGGCGTGCTCACCGTCGCCGACCTCCGGGCGGAGGTGGTCACGGCCCCCGACGCCCTGCTCGCCGTCGCGCTGTCCGGCGACCGCGAGGACTGGCACCTGGACGCGCTGCTGCGCCGGGCAGCCGCGGCGGAGGCGGCGGCGGTGTTGCTCCCCGGCGGGGAACCGCTGCGGGTGGCGAGCCGGCTGCTCGCCGAGCGGGTGGGGCTCACCGTGCTCGGGGCTCCGGACCCGCTCGCCGCCGCGATGGCCGCCGCGCGCCTGCTGCGCGAGTCCGACCAGGTGGTGGCCGCGCTCGTCGCGACCACGGCCGCGGTGTGCTCGGCCACCGGCGGCGGCGTCGACGAGCTGGTGGCCGCGCTGGCCGCGGCGTGGCGCCGCCCGGTGTGGCTGCTCGACGGCGCGGGCGACCGGCTGGCCGGCCCCGAACCGGGCCCCGCCGACCCGCGAGCCCTGCTCACCCGTCCCGTCGGCACGGGACGCAGGCCCACGGTGCTGGCGGCCGCCGTCCCGCCGGGGATCCCCGCGGAACTGGCTGCCGTGCGGGCCGCGCTGGGGGTGGCGACCGGGGCGGTCGGGCAGCGCCTGGCCGAGAACCGGCTCGCCGTCGAGCGGGACGCCCGGCTACGGATGTCGCTGCTGGCCGAGCTCGTGCAGGCCGAGCCGGACCCGGGCACGCGCCGTCGTGCTCTCGACGCCGGCTGGCAGCTGGACGGCTGGCACGTCGGGATCCGCATCGACGTCCCGGACACCGTCGACCCGCTGGCCATGCGTCCCGAGGTGCTGCGCGCGTTCGGGACGGCGCACCTGCACGCGCTGGTCGTCGAGCAGGGTCGCGGGTGGAGCGCCTGGACGACGTTCGCCGAGGAGCCGTCGGCCACCGAGCTGCACCGCCACGCCGCCGCGGCCCGCCGCGCGCAGTGGCTCCTGCGATCCACCCTGCCCAGCGCCATGGGCGTCGGCCGGCTGTACCGCGACGCCACCGGCCTGGCCCGCACCCTCGGCGAGGCAGGCGACGCCGCCCGCCTGGCGGCCACCCGCTCCGCGAGCGGCTACTTCGTGCACGTCGACCGGCTCGGGCTCGGCCAGCTCCTGCTCGCCTGGACCCGCACCGACACGTTCCTCCCCGCCGCGCGCTCCCTGCTCGAACCGCTGCGGGACCAGCCCGGCGACCTGCTCGCGACCCTCACCGCCTACCTCGACGCCGAGTCCTCGCTCACCGAGACCGCCGCGGTGCTGGGGGTCCACCGCAACACCGTCGCCACCCGCATGGCCAAGGCGCAGGAGCTGCTCGGCGTGGAGCTCACCGACCCCGACGAG